The following is a genomic window from Armatimonadota bacterium.
GGGCGCCAACGCCGTCGAGTATGCGCAGCAGTACGGCCGCGAGTTGCTGATGATCGGCAACATCAGCAAGCGCGCCCTGTCGGGCAGTCGCGCCGACGTCGAGCGCGAGGTGATGTCGAAAGTCCCCCCGCTCGTCAAGCGCGGCGGCTACATTCCAACGCCCGACCACCGCGTCCCGCCCGACGTCCCGCTCGCGAACTACCAGTACTACCTCGAGTTGATACGGCAAGTGGCGGTGGGGTAGTCAATCCATCGGGCTGCAGCGATGACACCCGGCCAACGCTTACGTGCGACATATGAGTTCCAGCCGATAGATCGCCTCTACCGCACCGAGTTCTACATCTGGGAAGAGGCCATCGCGCGCTGGAAAGCCGAGGGCCTGCCGGACGACTGGGCCGAACGGAACTTCTTCGACTTCGATCCCGCCGGCAGATTCGACACCGGCGTCAACCTCGGTTGGTGCGAGCCGCCCTTCATCCCCGCCTTCGAGGACAAGGTCGTCGAAGCCCACGGCGACTACGAGATCATCCAGGACGTCGCCGGCAGGCTGCTCAAGGTCTTTACCGGCAGAAGGCACGGCTTCATGCCGGTCTACCTCAACCACGTCGTCACCGGCATGGCCGATTGGGAAGCGGTAGCCCCGCGGCTCGATCCGGGCAATCCGACGCGCTGGCATGGCCTGGCCGACACCGTCCGCGCGCGCCGCGAGGAGGCCGATGAAGCGGGCGGCCTGCTCACCCAGCGCGTCATCGGCGGCTACATGTATCTGCGTTCGCTGATCGGGCCCGAGGATCTGCTCTACATGATTCACGACCAGCCCGACGTGATCCGCGCCGCGATGCGGGGGTGGCTCGACCTGATGGATGCCGCGCTGGCGTTCGTCCAGGCGGAAGTCGAACTCGACGAGGTGTTCATCGCCGAGGATATCTGCTACAACCACGGGCTGCTTATCTCACCCGCGAGCATGCGCGAGTTCCTGCTGCGCTACTACGACGAACTGCTGACCAAGGCGAGATCGCGACAGACGCGCCCGCTGCATTTCCAGGTGGACACCGACGGTGACTGCCGCCCCGCGATTCCGCTCTACCGCGAGGTCGGCATGACGGCAATGTCGCCGTTCGAGGTCGCCGCCGGGTGCGACGTCGTCGAGATCGCGAAGCAGTACCCCGATTTGGTCATCCTGGGCGGCATTGACAAACGCGTGCTCGCGGCGGGGAAGGGTGCGATCGAATCGGAACTGCGGCGCATCATCCCGTTCATGCTCGACCGCGGCGGGTATTACCCGACCTGCGACCACGGCGTGCCGGACAACGTCAGCCTGGAGAGCTACCTCTACTACCGCCGCCGTGTCTGCGAGCTGGATCACGGGTGACGCGGTCTGCCGTCACAACGCTGTAGGGCGGGCATGCCGATAGTCGCCGAGCCGCCTCATACCTGCCGCTTGCGCGCCACGACATACCAGTGCCAGATGCCGGTGGGCTCGCCGTCCATCTCACGTTCCGCGAGCGACTCGATCTCCAGACCGGCAAGCAGGTCTCTGATCTCCTGCTCCGTGCAGTAGTGATGCGGCACCGGACCTTCGCGATGGTTGTCATCCACCCACGTGCCCGGCTCGATCTCGCGCCCCTTGCCGCATTCGCGGTGGCGCGGGGTCGGCGTCGCCCAGACGAGCACGCCGCCGGGCGACAGCTTGCGCTCGATGCAGTGGATGATCCGCGCGAGCGTCGAGCGCTCGGAGTGGTGGATGACCTGGGTCGAGATCACGAGGTCAAAGCAGCCGTCGGCGAAGGGGAATTCCGTCATGTCAATCCCCAGCAGGTTGGCGTGCAGCCCCGCCTCATCGAGGTTCTTGCGGCAGGCGGCTATCGCCGCCGGCGCGTTGTCCGTCGCGGTGACCTCGAAGCCCCGGTGCGCCAGGTACACCGTGTGCCGCCCTAGGCCACAGCCGATATCCAGGACGCGCGTGCGGCCTTCCGCCGCCAGCGCGTCCGCTGCAGCGACCACTTCCGGCAGCGGCGGCCTTTCCCGCCACCGCTTCGCGATGTCCGGATCCTGCCACAGCCTCTGCCATCCGCTCACTGCGCTCCTCCGTGCGGTCTCAGCTCATTCGTCGGGCGGCGTCGGCGACCAACCCAACTCGCCCTCGGGATCGTACAGCCGCAGGTACACGCCCCACGCGCCATGCGCGCGCGTGACCTTGACCAGCATCCAGTTCCACCCCTGACGGAAGTGCGCGCGCGGCTTGTCCTCATCACGCTGGGGCGAGCGGCCGATGGCCTCACCCCAGACGAGTTCCCCGTTGACCCACAGCTTCCCGCCGTCGCCGGTGCCCAGGAGCACCGTGCGCATGCCGTCGTCCGGCACATTGACGTACGTCAGGCAGTACGCCACCGCGTCGCGCTCCGCGAACGCCGACAGCAGATCGAGGTAGCCGTTCGCCTCGGCCTGCACCCGCCGCCAGCGCACCCGCTCGCCGCGCTTGCCCTGGTACACCGCGTCCAGCCTGATCTCTCGCTCCGGCGGATAGGCCGCGTCGTATCCCGGCATGTCATCCCCGGTGTTGTCGAACGGCCCGATTACCGACCACGCCTGCGGCGGATACCCCACGTCATCTGTCCACAGCGCCCGCAATCCGATGCCATACCCGGTCGCGCGCTCGTTTCTCCCGACCGCGACGAACTTGTACGTGCGCATTCCGCGTGGCAGGTCCATGACGCCCACCCGCACCATATCGCCCGGTACGGTCACCGCGCTGTATAGATCAACCGGCTCGCCGACCGGCTCGTCGTCCACGTAGAGCTGCGCGATGCCGCGGTCGGGGCCGGTGGTCAGCCACGCCTGGATCTCCTCGCGCTCCGGGCGCCCCATGCGGCACTCGAAGGAAAACCAGTCACCCTCCTTGCTGCCCGTCATGACCAGCTCTCCGCCCTCCCACGGCAGGCCGATCTCCGACCACGGCCGCACCCACGCCCTGGCGCCCGGCGCGTGCTTCACGTTGTACAGCTCGCTCAGTGTCCAATGATCCCCGAGCGGCGGCAGGGGCAGCGGGGTCGTCCTTGTCGTCCCCTGGGAAGTGATCGCCTTGTTGAGAGCCGTCACGGACTCCACCCACTGCCGCGCGGTCCCGCCGAACGTGTACGTCGGTTCGCGCCCGCCGGGCATGTACAGCAGGGGCCACGCGCCCAGGAAGAACCAGTAACCGTCCGAGCGCCGGCACGCCCAGTAAGCGCTGTCCGCCATCTCGCGGGGATACCACACCCGCTCGGCGGGGACGAGATTGAAGCCCGTGACCGCGACGAAGTCCAGACCGAGCGCATCGTAATCCGCCTGCTGGCGCTCGATCTGCGGCCCGTAGCCCCAGATGTACGTGGTCTCGTCGAGGAGCATGAACGGCGTCGCCGGTGTGCCAAGGCCGCGCGCGAAACGGATGTCCCAGTCAATGCGGGAATCGCGCTCCTGCGGCGCCACGTAGATCCAGGGGTAACTGGCGAACACGAACCCGGGTGCGGTCGCGTCAATCTGCCTGCGGATCCCCGCGAGGATGGCGACCACCGCGTCGTCCTGGAACTCGCGATAGCGGCTCCACAGGTTATTCTCGACGATCCACCCCAGCCGCTCGGCGGCGGGCCGAGACGCGCTCTCCTTGCCGACGGATTTCACGAACGCGGCAAAGCAGTCGTCGCAGAAGCAGTACGTCATCGGGCCGACGGACGTGTCGCGCAGATTCGGGTAGTCCTCGATGTCGAACAGCAGCCCGGTGACGGCAGGATGGCGCGCGCGCAAGCGCGCCGCCGCGAGCGCCTGCGTGCCCAGGGTCGCCTGCCAGTAGCGCTCGTCCGTAGGGCACGGTGCGACGGGGATGAGCATGCCGTCTGATCCGACGTAGCGGCGCGGATCGTCGGAGTGCTTGAGGTAATCGTCGGTCTTGAAGTACGTCACGAGCATAAGCCGCAGGCCCGCGTCGTCGGCTGCCCTGAGGAGCGGCGCGAGGGCCCTTAGCGGCGCGCCGCCCCATTGGACGAGCGCGGAGTTGAAGCCCATCGCGCGGAGCTGCGGGATGGATTTGACGATCAGCTCGCTTGCATCGAGGTACGCAATGCACCGCACTTTCTCGCGCCGGTACCACGCGTCGTCGTCGGCACGGCCCACTGCCGCGGCGCCCGCGAGCAGCGGCACGAACGTCAACCAACCCAGCGCAATCCAACATTGCCTGGCACCATGCATCTCCGGGCTTACTCCTTGTCTCATGAGTGGCGGTGGTCGCCGCTCGGGATAAGGTGAAGGGTACATGTCCTTGCCGCAGCGCGCCTTCACCGCCGCATCCGGGCAAGGCGTTCTCTGTTCCCGCAGCCAGACCGACCTCGAACGGGTGACTGCCTCCGCTCTCCGCTAGTCGGCAGTATACCCGAGGCTGCGCAGCCGCTCGCGCATGTCCGGCGTCAGCTGCACCTCGCCCGGGCGCGCGCCGCCACCTCTCGCCTCCTGCGTGATCCACGTCTTCAGCATTTGGCGCTCGCGCGGCGCAACCTTTCCGTCGCCGCCCAGGTCGCGCCGCTCCATCGGATCGCGCCCTACGTCATAGACCTCCGTTCGCCCCGTCGCGGCGTGATAGATCACCTTGTACCGCTCGGTCCTCAGGCATTTCTGCTCGTCCCCGTACAGCAGCCCTTCCGCGAACAGCGGGCGCTCCGCGTCGCTCGCGCTCAGTGCCGCCATAAGCGAGCGCCCCCGCATGGGCCCGTGGTAGCGTACGCCGCCGACATCGAGCACCGTCGGCGCCAGGTCAATCAAACGCACCTGCCGCTTGACGCGCCGCGGCGATGACGCGTCGGGCAGTTTGACCATGAGCGGCACCCGCAAGATCTCATCGTGCAGCGCGTGCCCGTGCCCGAGATGCCCGTGATCCCACAGCTCTTCCCCATGATCGGCGGTGATGACGATCAGCGCCGGCTCGTACAGCCCCGCCTCACGCAGATAGTCGAGCAGCGCTCCCGCCGAGCGATCGGCATAGCGCACCTCGTAGTCGTACAGCGTTCGCACCGCGGCGCGCACCGCCTCCGAAAGCTGCGGCTCCGGCTTCCCTTCGTCCATCCAGGAGCCCGTGCAGCGCAGCGGCACGCCGCGCAGCGGAGGCAGGCTCGCCCGCACCGCCGCGGGAATCCCCGGCGGTAGATACGGCTCGTGCGGGTCCATGTAGTGCACCCACAGGAACTTCGGCGCGCGTGACTCCCGCTCCCGGAGCCACCTCGTCGCGGCGGCGGTCAGCCAGCGCCCCCCCTCTCGACCGGGCGCGCCGCGGTGGAGCACGGTCTCTCTCGTCGGCCTCACGTACGGGCGCCGCGCGAACCACCCCGCCAGGCTCGCGTGCCGCCAGCCGAGCAGCGCGCGCGTCGGCGACGGCCGCCGCCAGGGCGGCTCCGGCGGCGCGCTCTGCTCGTTGCGAAAGTAGTCGAAGCCCCGGCACCAGCCAAGCCGCCGGTCGAGGTATGGGTTTGCGATTTCCGCAGCGGTCTCGTACCCCGCCTCGGCGAGGATCTCCGCCAGCAGCGCAGGCGCGTGCCCGACACCTCGCAGACGGTAGTCGCGCATCGGCGTGGGGCGCGGGGGATCGGGCGCGGCCGGCGCCATCCCCAGTTCCCTCGGATAGCGCCCGGCGAAGATTGCGGCGAACGAGTCGGCGGTCCACGGCGCCGCTGCGAACGCCTCCTCGAAGACGATCGCTTCGCGCGCGAACGCGTCGAGGTTGGGAGTAAGCCCGTCGTCCGCTCCGTAGCACCCGAGCCGATCCGTGCGCAGCGCGTCAATCGTTATCAGCACCACCGGCGGCCGCGACCGCGCATCCAACGCGCCAACGGCGAGCCACGCCGCCAGCCCCGGCGCCGGGAGAACAGCGGCCACCATGCGCCACCACCGCGCGCGCTCCCCCGTTGCCGCGAGCCATCGCCCGACTATCGCGAGCACGGCGATCAGCGCCAGAAGCCCCGCCCCGGTCGCCGTCGCGCGCAGCCACAGCGCCTCGTTGCCCCAGCGCGCATAAGCGGCACCCCACGCGGCGCCGATGGCGAGCGGCACAATCAAGACGACGCCCGGGCCCGGCTGCGCCAGACGCGGCAGTCTCCTGGAGATGCGCGGCACGACGACGAACGCGCCCACCGCCGCCGCTGCCCCCAGACATGCAGACCCCGCCCACGCGACGGCCGTCGGCGGGCCGGGGTTCAGCCAGACGCGCGCGATGAGCGCAAAGGCAATCGCGCCTACCGCTAGAGAGGAATACACGTGAGGACGACTGAATACGCGCACTCGCCTGCGGATAACGAGTGCCGTGACCGCGACCGCGGCGCCGCACAGACCCAGCAGAAGCCACAGCGCGGCAGCGTCCACCGCTGCCGCCTGTGTGATCCCGAGGATGAGCCCGCCGGGCGCCTCCAGTGTGTCCCGCGTCGCCCCGAAGAGCGCGCCGGCGTGAATCGCGCCGGCGGTCGCGCCCCACCCAAGCCCGGCAAGCGCTCCATGCCTTAGCTGTGACACCACCTCACGCATCTATCGCAAGCCGGACGGCGCGCTGCGCAGGCCGCTCGCTGTCGCGGAGCCGGTGGTCGCGAGGACAACCGGCGGCGGGGTCGCCTTCAGCCATTGTCCTCGGCGCTCGCCTCAGGCGGCGGATTCGCCTCAGGCTGCGGGACGCTCGTCCTCGACCGCAGCCACAGCCAGAACTCCGGCTTTCTCGCCAACCGCAGCCCGAGCGCCACCATCCACACCAGCCCCATGAGCAGGATCGGCGCGTATGCCAGCAGCAGCACCAAGCTCACCAGGTTCTCGCTCATCTTGCCTCGCTCACTCATCCGCCGGCAGTGCCGCGTCCGCCGGGCACACTTGCGCGCACAGCCCGCAGTCGGTACACAGCTCGGGGTCTATCGTGAACACCTCCCCCTCGCTGATCGCGTCGGCCGGACATTCGTTGAGGCACGTTCCGCATCCCGTGCACTCGTTGGTTATGGTATGAGGCATTGCCGTACCTCCAGACCACCCGGCGCCCATCGCAGCGACGCCCGCAATCTCCCCCCACTGATTGATTCTTTG
Proteins encoded in this region:
- a CDS encoding class I SAM-dependent methyltransferase, whose product is MSGWQRLWQDPDIAKRWRERPPLPEVVAAADALAAEGRTRVLDIGCGLGRHTVYLAHRGFEVTATDNAPAAIAACRKNLDEAGLHANLLGIDMTEFPFADGCFDLVISTQVIHHSERSTLARIIHCIERKLSPGGVLVWATPTPRHRECGKGREIEPGTWVDDNHREGPVPHHYCTEQEIRDLLAGLEIESLAEREMDGEPTGIWHWYVVARKRQV
- a CDS encoding sulfatase, giving the protein MREVVSQLRHGALAGLGWGATAGAIHAGALFGATRDTLEAPGGLILGITQAAAVDAAALWLLLGLCGAAVAVTALVIRRRVRVFSRPHVYSSLAVGAIAFALIARVWLNPGPPTAVAWAGSACLGAAAAVGAFVVVPRISRRLPRLAQPGPGVVLIVPLAIGAAWGAAYARWGNEALWLRATATGAGLLALIAVLAIVGRWLAATGERARWWRMVAAVLPAPGLAAWLAVGALDARSRPPVVLITIDALRTDRLGCYGADDGLTPNLDAFAREAIVFEEAFAAAPWTADSFAAIFAGRYPRELGMAPAAPDPPRPTPMRDYRLRGVGHAPALLAEILAEAGYETAAEIANPYLDRRLGWCRGFDYFRNEQSAPPEPPWRRPSPTRALLGWRHASLAGWFARRPYVRPTRETVLHRGAPGREGGRWLTAAATRWLRERESRAPKFLWVHYMDPHEPYLPPGIPAAVRASLPPLRGVPLRCTGSWMDEGKPEPQLSEAVRAAVRTLYDYEVRYADRSAGALLDYLREAGLYEPALIVITADHGEELWDHGHLGHGHALHDEILRVPLMVKLPDASSPRRVKRQVRLIDLAPTVLDVGGVRYHGPMRGRSLMAALSASDAERPLFAEGLLYGDEQKCLRTERYKVIYHAATGRTEVYDVGRDPMERRDLGGDGKVAPRERQMLKTWITQEARGGGARPGEVQLTPDMRERLRSLGYTAD
- a CDS encoding 4Fe-4S binding protein, which encodes MPHTITNECTGCGTCLNECPADAISEGEVFTIDPELCTDCGLCAQVCPADAALPADE